From Streptomyces asiaticus, one genomic window encodes:
- a CDS encoding glycosyltransferase has product MRVLHIISRLGAGGAEQQLRLLLRHMPVRCDVIALSGPGATAHGIRADGIPVTHLPLGGGRERQLTTVPRLVRIIRSGGYDLVHTHLYRACVLGRIAARLAGVRALIATEHSLGERRIDGRPLNVALRARYLAAERLGSATVAVSAAVADRLRDWGVPNRRIHLVPNGIDARHFRFEPTARAAARARLGIPERAFVVGGVGRLVADKRFDTAVRAVAEVPDARLLLVGEGPERPALEDLSARLGVADRVRLLGERDGAVAPADDRPAGLPALLAAMDVLVSPSAEEAFGLAALEGLAAGLPVLHTVCPALDELPDGAAPGARRIASGPAALAAALCAQAAQGPLRFPVPDAVDRYDIGRGARRLMDLYDRTTTCGPDGCLRVPPVSRMPRRGAPAG; this is encoded by the coding sequence ATGAGAGTCCTGCACATCATCTCCCGCCTCGGGGCCGGAGGAGCCGAACAGCAACTGCGGCTGCTGCTGCGCCATATGCCGGTCCGCTGTGACGTCATCGCCCTCTCGGGCCCCGGCGCCACCGCGCACGGCATCCGCGCGGACGGCATCCCGGTCACCCATCTGCCCCTGGGCGGCGGGCGCGAGCGGCAGCTCACCACCGTGCCCAGGCTGGTGCGGATCATCCGGTCCGGCGGCTACGACCTGGTGCACACCCATCTGTACCGGGCGTGTGTGCTCGGCCGGATCGCCGCCCGGCTGGCCGGGGTGCGGGCGTTGATCGCCACCGAACACAGCCTGGGCGAGCGGCGGATCGACGGCCGTCCGCTCAACGTCGCCCTCCGCGCCCGCTATCTCGCCGCCGAGCGGCTGGGCTCGGCGACCGTCGCCGTCTCGGCCGCCGTGGCCGACCGGCTGCGCGACTGGGGCGTGCCCAACCGCCGGATCCATCTGGTGCCCAACGGGATCGACGCCCGTCACTTCCGCTTCGAGCCGACCGCCCGGGCGGCCGCCCGGGCCCGACTCGGCATCCCCGAGCGGGCCTTCGTGGTCGGCGGGGTGGGGCGCCTGGTGGCGGACAAGCGGTTCGACACGGCGGTGCGGGCCGTCGCCGAGGTGCCGGACGCCCGGCTGCTGCTGGTCGGCGAGGGCCCCGAGCGCCCCGCCCTGGAGGACCTGTCCGCCCGGCTCGGCGTGGCCGACCGGGTCCGGCTGCTGGGGGAGCGCGACGGCGCGGTGGCCCCGGCCGACGACCGCCCCGCGGGGCTGCCCGCGCTGCTGGCCGCCATGGACGTCCTGGTCTCGCCGTCCGCCGAGGAGGCGTTCGGTCTCGCGGCACTGGAGGGGCTGGCGGCCGGGCTGCCGGTGCTGCACACCGTCTGCCCCGCCCTCGACGAGCTGCCCGACGGCGCCGCGCCCGGCGCCCGCCGTATCGCCTCCGGCCCGGCCGCCCTCGCCGCCGCTCTGTGCGCACAGGCCGCCCAGGGCCCGCTGCGCTTCCCGGTCCCGGACGCCGTCGACCGCTACGACATCGGGCGCGGCGCCCGCCGTCTGATGGACCTCTACGACCGCACCACCACCTGCGGCCCGGACGGCTGTCTGCGGGTGCCGCCCGTCAGCCGCATGCCGCGGCGCGGCGCGCCCGCGGGCTGA
- a CDS encoding ATP-binding protein: MAANAIRHGRDPIELRLLRGEGLICEVTDGSLTTPRIRHASETDEGGRGLQLVSALSHRWGTRYTPTGKCIWTEQPLP; the protein is encoded by the coding sequence TTGGCCGCGAACGCGATCCGGCACGGCAGGGACCCGATCGAGCTGCGGCTGCTGCGCGGCGAGGGGCTGATCTGCGAGGTGACCGACGGCTCCTTGACCACCCCGCGGATCCGCCATGCCTCGGAGACGGACGAGGGCGGGCGCGGACTCCAGCTGGTCTCGGCCCTCTCCCACCGCTGGGGCACCCGCTACACGCCCACCGGCAAGTGCATCTGGACCGAACAGCCACTCCCCTGA
- a CDS encoding NAD(P)H-binding protein, translating to MPEPPILVTGAAGSIGAVGRTVVEELRRRELPVRAMVRREDERAEALRATGAEVVAGDLTRAPDVVRVLDGCGRMYFGMSVSPTYLEATMTTAAVARDYARLDALVNMSQMTVSQMDLTSTSESTQQREHWLAEQALNWSGLPVTHLRPTVFLENPLFSVFVYRSIAEEGTIRLPFGAGRTSPVAARDVAAVVAAILVDPSSHIGRTYHLTGPASVDMTTLAEEFADALGRPVAYVDVSYEAWVNHDLKALDLPDHLFDHLATMARLHAENRYDRWTDDIETITGRPATGVREYVREHPEMFTT from the coding sequence ATGCCCGAGCCACCGATCCTGGTGACCGGCGCCGCGGGCAGCATCGGGGCCGTCGGCCGCACCGTGGTGGAGGAGTTGCGCCGCCGCGAACTGCCCGTGCGCGCCATGGTCCGCCGCGAGGACGAGCGGGCCGAGGCCCTGCGCGCCACGGGCGCGGAGGTGGTGGCGGGCGATCTGACCCGCGCCCCGGATGTGGTCCGGGTGCTGGACGGCTGCGGGCGGATGTACTTCGGCATGAGCGTCTCGCCGACGTACCTGGAGGCGACGATGACCACGGCGGCGGTCGCCCGTGACTACGCGCGGCTGGACGCGCTGGTCAACATGTCGCAGATGACGGTCTCCCAGATGGACCTCACCAGCACCTCGGAGTCGACGCAGCAGCGGGAGCACTGGCTGGCGGAGCAGGCGCTCAACTGGTCCGGGCTGCCCGTCACCCACCTGAGGCCCACCGTCTTCCTGGAGAATCCGCTGTTCTCGGTCTTCGTCTACCGCTCCATCGCGGAGGAGGGCACGATCCGGCTGCCGTTCGGCGCCGGACGCACCTCCCCGGTCGCGGCGCGGGACGTCGCCGCGGTGGTGGCGGCGATCCTGGTGGACCCCTCCTCGCACATCGGCAGGACCTACCATCTGACCGGCCCGGCCTCGGTCGACATGACCACCTTGGCCGAGGAGTTCGCCGACGCGCTCGGCCGGCCGGTCGCCTATGTGGACGTCTCCTACGAGGCCTGGGTCAACCACGACCTGAAGGCGCTGGACCTGCCCGACCACCTCTTCGACCACCTCGCCACGATGGCGCGGCTGCACGCGGAGAACCGCTACGACCGCTGGACCGACGACATCGAGACGATCACGGGAAGGCCCGCGACCGGGGTGCGGGAGTACGTCCGCGAGCACCCCGAGATGTTCACGACATGA
- a CDS encoding xanthine dehydrogenase family protein molybdopterin-binding subunit, whose amino-acid sequence MSDVAARPRAIGIPMDRIDGVQKVTGTATYAYEWPLDQPVYLYPLQSTIAAGRVTGVDGALAEAEPGVLAVLSHLNAPTLTRPDDPELAVLQTDEVAWRGQFIGAVVAESLETARRAAGLVRVEYESRPPDVVLRADRGDLYSPVGAATFGSGGGELQDGSPADSVLGDVDTALAASPTMVDATYSTPMYHNNPMEPHTAVVTWLDGELIVRCATQGASMSQALISGVLGLEPGRVRVISPHVGGAFGSKVYPHSYAVLAAMAARMVRRPVKFSLTRQQMFALVGYRPASIQRIRLGAGRDGRLTALSHEVIEQTAKAKGYAEQVAGCSRLMYAAPHRRTTHRLAPLDVPVPTIMRAPGEAQGMFALESALDEMAIACGLDPVEFRIRNEPEVHPESGLPFSSRHLTACLREGARRAGWDRRDPVPRSHREGRWLVGTGVAASTYPSPRFPGNAATIRLAPDGHYTVRIAAADLGTGTWTALTQIAADAVSAPVGQVEVRIGDTALPAASVAGFSAGINSWGTAIWEAADRLRARLQAEHGGVAPAEGLEVTTELSGGNPEAERYAMHSFGAQFAEVRVDEDTGEVRVARLLGMFDVGRVINPKTARSQLIGGMTQGISMALYEHSVLDPRFGHVVNQDFAQYHIASAADVHSIEAHWVDESDPYTNPMGAKGLGEVGITGTAAAIANAVHHATGVRIRELPITLDKLVS is encoded by the coding sequence ATGAGCGACGTCGCGGCACGCCCCCGCGCCATCGGCATTCCGATGGACCGTATCGACGGTGTGCAGAAGGTCACCGGGACCGCCACCTACGCCTATGAATGGCCCCTCGACCAGCCCGTCTATCTGTATCCGCTCCAGTCCACGATCGCCGCCGGGCGGGTCACCGGGGTGGACGGCGCGCTCGCGGAGGCGGAGCCGGGGGTGCTGGCGGTGCTCAGCCACCTCAACGCCCCCACGCTGACCCGCCCGGACGATCCGGAGCTCGCGGTGCTCCAGACCGACGAGGTCGCCTGGCGCGGCCAGTTCATCGGGGCGGTGGTGGCCGAGAGCCTGGAGACCGCGCGCCGCGCGGCGGGGCTCGTCCGCGTGGAGTACGAGAGCCGGCCCCCCGATGTGGTGCTGCGCGCCGACCGCGGCGACCTCTACTCCCCGGTGGGCGCCGCCACCTTCGGCTCGGGCGGCGGAGAGCTCCAGGACGGCTCGCCCGCCGACAGTGTGCTGGGGGACGTGGACACGGCGCTGGCGGCGTCGCCGACCATGGTGGACGCCACGTACTCCACACCGATGTACCACAACAACCCGATGGAGCCGCACACCGCCGTGGTCACCTGGCTGGACGGTGAGCTGATCGTGCGCTGCGCCACCCAGGGCGCCTCCATGAGCCAGGCCCTGATCTCCGGGGTGCTGGGTCTTGAGCCGGGGCGGGTGCGGGTGATCTCCCCCCATGTCGGGGGCGCGTTCGGCTCGAAGGTCTACCCCCATTCGTACGCCGTGCTGGCCGCGATGGCGGCCCGGATGGTCCGGCGGCCGGTCAAGTTCTCGCTGACCCGGCAGCAGATGTTCGCCCTGGTCGGCTACCGCCCTGCGTCGATCCAGCGGATCCGGCTGGGCGCCGGACGGGACGGCAGGCTGACCGCGCTCTCCCACGAGGTGATCGAGCAGACCGCCAAGGCCAAGGGGTACGCGGAGCAGGTGGCCGGCTGCTCCCGGTTGATGTACGCGGCGCCGCACCGGCGCACCACTCACCGGCTGGCCCCGCTGGACGTCCCGGTGCCCACGATCATGCGGGCGCCGGGCGAGGCGCAGGGGATGTTCGCGCTGGAGTCGGCGCTGGACGAGATGGCCATCGCCTGCGGCCTCGACCCGGTGGAGTTCCGGATCCGCAACGAGCCGGAGGTGCATCCGGAGTCCGGGCTGCCGTTCTCCAGCCGCCATCTGACGGCCTGTCTGCGCGAGGGCGCCCGCCGGGCCGGCTGGGACCGGCGCGACCCGGTCCCCCGTTCCCACCGCGAGGGGCGCTGGCTGGTGGGCACCGGCGTGGCCGCCTCGACGTACCCCTCCCCCCGCTTCCCCGGCAACGCGGCCACGATCCGGCTCGCCCCGGACGGCCACTACACGGTCCGGATCGCCGCCGCCGACCTGGGCACCGGCACCTGGACGGCGCTCACCCAGATCGCCGCGGACGCGGTGAGCGCACCCGTAGGGCAGGTGGAGGTGCGGATCGGGGACACGGCGCTGCCGGCCGCGTCGGTCGCCGGGTTCTCGGCGGGCATCAACAGCTGGGGCACCGCGATCTGGGAGGCGGCGGACCGGCTGCGGGCCCGGCTCCAGGCCGAGCACGGCGGTGTCGCGCCGGCGGAGGGGCTGGAGGTCACCACGGAGCTGTCCGGCGGCAATCCGGAGGCCGAGCGCTATGCGATGCACAGCTTCGGCGCCCAGTTCGCCGAGGTACGGGTGGACGAGGACACCGGCGAGGTGCGGGTGGCGCGGCTGCTGGGGATGTTCGACGTGGGCCGGGTCATCAACCCCAAGACGGCCCGCTCCCAGCTGATCGGCGGAATGACCCAGGGGATCTCGATGGCGCTGTACGAACACAGCGTGCTGGACCCGCGGTTCGGCCATGTGGTCAACCAGGACTTCGCCCAGTACCACATCGCCTCCGCCGCCGATGTCCACTCGATCGAGGCCCACTGGGTGGACGAGTCCGATCCGTACACCAACCCCATGGGGGCCAAGGGCCTCGGTGAGGTGGGCATCACGGGCACCGCCGCGGCCATCGCCAACGCCGTGCACCACGCCACCGGCGTCCGGATCCGGGAACTGCCCATCACCCTGGACAAGCTGGTGTCCTAG